In a single window of the Pseudorca crassidens isolate mPseCra1 chromosome 9, mPseCra1.hap1, whole genome shotgun sequence genome:
- the ZNF202 gene encoding zinc finger protein 202 isoform X1 has product MSVTSWFLKHLPRDHLCGLSTQGDTALVFPLDVEPPFPGEENSVTSSEVLSPAVTDPPFRTTDREAHSKASRRWGRRRWEGWDLRALVTGRVEGNEKAGQYLNVPPCPGEDNLGSSSHAPVGLDFPLLVWVPLGVFLLAASPNISPDDNQHFPPDSMVTGSWNYSQVTVHVHGQEVLSEETVHPGAEPESPSELQDPAHTLTPEESHEETTQSPDLGAPEEQSLCQELEFQPLQESEVPVPQDPALPEERNPGNPEMVALLTALSQGLVTFKDVAVCFSQDQWSDLDPTQKEFYGEYVLEEDCGIVVSLSFPIPRLDEISHMGEEEPLIPEIPEAQEPQEPEILSFTYTGDRSEDEECPEQADLSLEELHRSILGDAEIHQTPDWEIVFEGDPGRLNERRFGTNISQVHSLTNLQEAVPVHPLLGRHHDCTVCGKSFTCNSHLVRHLRTHTGEKPYKCMECGKSYTRSSHLARHQKVHKMSAPYKYPLNRKNLHETSPLVQVERTPPVEKPYRCDDCGKHFRWTSDLVRHQRTHTGEKPFFCTICGKSFSQKSVLTTHQRIHLGGKPYLCGECGEDFSDHRRYLAHRKTHAAEELYLCSECGRCFNHSAAFAKHLRGHASVRPCRCTECGKSFGRRDHLVRHQRTHTGEKPFTCPTCGKSFSRGYHLIRHQRTHSGKTS; this is encoded by the exons atgagtgtgacTTCCTGGTTCTTGAAACACCTGCCTAGGGACCATCTTTGTGGCCTCAGCACACAAGGTGATACGGCTTTGGTTTTCCCTTTGGATGTTGAACCTCCATTTCCTGGGGAGGAGAATTCCGTGACTTCCTCAGAGGTTCTCAGCCCCGCAGTGACAGATCCCCCTTTCAGGACGACAGACAGGGAAGCACACAGCAAGGCGAGCCGCAGGTGGGGTAGGCGAAGATGGGAAGGGTGGGACCTCAGAGCCCTGGTGACAGGCAGGGTTGAGGGAAATGAGAAAGCAGGGCAGTATCTGAATGTCCCCCCTTGTCCTGGCGAGGATAACCTCGGCTCCTCCTCGCACGCCCCAGTGGGACTGGACTTTCCCCTCCTCGTCTGGGTCCCTCTGGGAGTTTTCCTGTTGGCAGCTTCTCCTAACATAAGCCCTGATGACAACCAACACTTTCCTCCTGACTCCATGGTGACTGGAAGTTGGAATTATTCCCAGGTGACTGTCCATGTTCACGGCCAGGAAGTCCTGTCCGAGGAGACAGTGCATCCAGGAGCAGAGCCCGAGTCACCTAGTGAGCTTCAGGATCCTGCACACACCTTGACCCCCGAGGAGTCCCATGAGGAGACCACACAGAGCCCAGATCTGGGGGCACCAGAAGAGCAGAGCCTGTGCCAGGAGTTGGAGTTCCAGCCCCTGCAGGAGAGCG agGTTCCAGtgccccaggacccagcccttCCTGAAGAGAGGAACCCTGGAAACCCAGAGATGGTTGCCCTTCTTACTGCTCTATCACAG GGATTGGTAACTTTCAAGGATGTGGCTGTATGCTTCTCCCAGGACCAGTGGAGTGATCTGGATCCAACACAGAAAGAGTTCTATGGGGAATATGTCTTGGAAGAAGACTGCGGAATTGTGGTCTCCTTGT CGTTTCCAATCCCCAGACTAGACGAGATCTCCCACATGGGAGAAGAAGAGCCTTTGATCCCAGAGATCCCAGAGGCACAGGAGCCTCAAGAGCCAGAAATCCTGAGTTTCACCTACACAG GAGATAGGAGTGAAGATGAGGAGTGTCCTGAGCAAGCAGATCTGAGTTTGGAGGAGCTACACAGGTCTATCTTGGGAGATGCAGAAATTCACCAGACTCCAGACTGGGAAATAGTCTTTGAGGGTGATCCAGGCAGACTTAAcgaaagaagatttggcacaaaTATTTCTCAAGTTCATAGTTTAACGAATCTTCAGGAAGCCGTGCCTGTACACCCCCTGTTAGGGAGACATCATGACTGTACTGTATGTGGTAAAAGTTTCACTTGTAACTCCCACCTTGTTAGACACCTGAGaactcacacaggagagaaaccctataaatgtATGGAGTGTGGGAAAAGTTACACACGGAGCTCACATCTCGCCAGGCACCAAAAGGTCCACAAAATGAGCGCTCCTTATAAATATCCCCTAAACCGGAAGAATCTGCATGAGACCTCCCCTCTGGTCCAGGTTGAGAGAACTCCACCTGTTGAGAAACCCTATAGGTGTGACGATTGTGGAAAACACTTTCGCTGGACTTCAGACCTTGTCAGGCACCAGAGGACACATACGGGAGAGAAACCCTTCTTCTGTACTATTTGTGGCAAAAGCTTCAGCCAGAAATCCGTGCTCACAACACACCAAAGAATCCACCTTGGAGGCAAACCCTACTTGTGCGGAGAGTGTGGAGAGGACTTCAGTGACCACAGGCGGTACCTGGCCCACCGGAAGACGCACGCGGCCGAGGAGCTCTATCTGTGCAGCGAGTGTGGGCGCTGCTTCAACCACAGCGCCGCCTTTGCCAAGCACCTGAGGGGACATGCCTCAGTGAGGCCCTGCCGCTGCACCGAGTGTGGAAAGAGCTTCGGTCGGAGAGACCACCTCGTGAGGCATCAGAGAACACACACTGGTGAGAAGCCGTTCACGTGCCCGACCTGCGGGAAGAGCTTCAGCAGAGGCTACCACTTAATCAGGCACCAGAGGACCCACTCAGGAAAGACCTCCTAG
- the ZNF202 gene encoding zinc finger protein 202 isoform X2 produces the protein MATALEPEDQDLWEEEGILMVKLEDDFTCRPESVLQRDDPVLETSHQNFRRFRYQEAASPREALIRLRELCHQWLRPERRTKEQILELLVLEQFLTVLPGELQSWVRGQRPESGEEAVTLVEGLQKQPRRPRRWVTVHVHGQEVLSEETVHPGAEPESPSELQDPAHTLTPEESHEETTQSPDLGAPEEQSLCQELEFQPLQESEVPVPQDPALPEERNPGNPEMVALLTALSQGLVTFKDVAVCFSQDQWSDLDPTQKEFYGEYVLEEDCGIVVSLSFPIPRLDEISHMGEEEPLIPEIPEAQEPQEPEILSFTYTGDRSEDEECPEQADLSLEELHRSILGDAEIHQTPDWEIVFEGDPGRLNERRFGTNISQVHSLTNLQEAVPVHPLLGRHHDCTVCGKSFTCNSHLVRHLRTHTGEKPYKCMECGKSYTRSSHLARHQKVHKMSAPYKYPLNRKNLHETSPLVQVERTPPVEKPYRCDDCGKHFRWTSDLVRHQRTHTGEKPFFCTICGKSFSQKSVLTTHQRIHLGGKPYLCGECGEDFSDHRRYLAHRKTHAAEELYLCSECGRCFNHSAAFAKHLRGHASVRPCRCTECGKSFGRRDHLVRHQRTHTGEKPFTCPTCGKSFSRGYHLIRHQRTHSGKTS, from the exons ATGGCTACAGCCTTGGAACCGGAGGACCAGGATCTTTGGGAAGAAGAGGGGATTCTCATGGTGAAATTGGAAGATGATTTCACCTGTAGGccagagtctgtcttacagagggATGACCCTGTGCTTGAGACGTCGCACCAGAACTTCCGGCGCTTTCGCTACCAGGAAGCAGCAAGCCCTCGGGAAGCTCTCATCCGACTCCGAGAACTGTGTCATCAGTGGCTGAGGCCAGAGAGGAGGACAAAGGAGCAGATCCTAGAGCTGCTTGTGCTGGAACAATTCCTTACTGTCCTGCCCGGAGAGCTGCAGAGCTGGGTGCGGGGCCAGCGGCCAGAGAGTGGCGAGGAGGCCGTGACGCTGGTGGAGGGTTTGCAGAAACAACCCAGGAGACCAAGGCGGTGG GTGACTGTCCATGTTCACGGCCAGGAAGTCCTGTCCGAGGAGACAGTGCATCCAGGAGCAGAGCCCGAGTCACCTAGTGAGCTTCAGGATCCTGCACACACCTTGACCCCCGAGGAGTCCCATGAGGAGACCACACAGAGCCCAGATCTGGGGGCACCAGAAGAGCAGAGCCTGTGCCAGGAGTTGGAGTTCCAGCCCCTGCAGGAGAGCG agGTTCCAGtgccccaggacccagcccttCCTGAAGAGAGGAACCCTGGAAACCCAGAGATGGTTGCCCTTCTTACTGCTCTATCACAG GGATTGGTAACTTTCAAGGATGTGGCTGTATGCTTCTCCCAGGACCAGTGGAGTGATCTGGATCCAACACAGAAAGAGTTCTATGGGGAATATGTCTTGGAAGAAGACTGCGGAATTGTGGTCTCCTTGT CGTTTCCAATCCCCAGACTAGACGAGATCTCCCACATGGGAGAAGAAGAGCCTTTGATCCCAGAGATCCCAGAGGCACAGGAGCCTCAAGAGCCAGAAATCCTGAGTTTCACCTACACAG GAGATAGGAGTGAAGATGAGGAGTGTCCTGAGCAAGCAGATCTGAGTTTGGAGGAGCTACACAGGTCTATCTTGGGAGATGCAGAAATTCACCAGACTCCAGACTGGGAAATAGTCTTTGAGGGTGATCCAGGCAGACTTAAcgaaagaagatttggcacaaaTATTTCTCAAGTTCATAGTTTAACGAATCTTCAGGAAGCCGTGCCTGTACACCCCCTGTTAGGGAGACATCATGACTGTACTGTATGTGGTAAAAGTTTCACTTGTAACTCCCACCTTGTTAGACACCTGAGaactcacacaggagagaaaccctataaatgtATGGAGTGTGGGAAAAGTTACACACGGAGCTCACATCTCGCCAGGCACCAAAAGGTCCACAAAATGAGCGCTCCTTATAAATATCCCCTAAACCGGAAGAATCTGCATGAGACCTCCCCTCTGGTCCAGGTTGAGAGAACTCCACCTGTTGAGAAACCCTATAGGTGTGACGATTGTGGAAAACACTTTCGCTGGACTTCAGACCTTGTCAGGCACCAGAGGACACATACGGGAGAGAAACCCTTCTTCTGTACTATTTGTGGCAAAAGCTTCAGCCAGAAATCCGTGCTCACAACACACCAAAGAATCCACCTTGGAGGCAAACCCTACTTGTGCGGAGAGTGTGGAGAGGACTTCAGTGACCACAGGCGGTACCTGGCCCACCGGAAGACGCACGCGGCCGAGGAGCTCTATCTGTGCAGCGAGTGTGGGCGCTGCTTCAACCACAGCGCCGCCTTTGCCAAGCACCTGAGGGGACATGCCTCAGTGAGGCCCTGCCGCTGCACCGAGTGTGGAAAGAGCTTCGGTCGGAGAGACCACCTCGTGAGGCATCAGAGAACACACACTGGTGAGAAGCCGTTCACGTGCCCGACCTGCGGGAAGAGCTTCAGCAGAGGCTACCACTTAATCAGGCACCAGAGGACCCACTCAGGAAAGACCTCCTAG
- the ZNF202 gene encoding zinc finger protein 202 isoform X3 — translation MVALLTALSQGLVTFKDVAVCFSQDQWSDLDPTQKEFYGEYVLEEDCGIVVSLSFPIPRLDEISHMGEEEPLIPEIPEAQEPQEPEILSFTYTGDRSEDEECPEQADLSLEELHRSILGDAEIHQTPDWEIVFEGDPGRLNERRFGTNISQVHSLTNLQEAVPVHPLLGRHHDCTVCGKSFTCNSHLVRHLRTHTGEKPYKCMECGKSYTRSSHLARHQKVHKMSAPYKYPLNRKNLHETSPLVQVERTPPVEKPYRCDDCGKHFRWTSDLVRHQRTHTGEKPFFCTICGKSFSQKSVLTTHQRIHLGGKPYLCGECGEDFSDHRRYLAHRKTHAAEELYLCSECGRCFNHSAAFAKHLRGHASVRPCRCTECGKSFGRRDHLVRHQRTHTGEKPFTCPTCGKSFSRGYHLIRHQRTHSGKTS, via the exons ATGGTTGCCCTTCTTACTGCTCTATCACAG GGATTGGTAACTTTCAAGGATGTGGCTGTATGCTTCTCCCAGGACCAGTGGAGTGATCTGGATCCAACACAGAAAGAGTTCTATGGGGAATATGTCTTGGAAGAAGACTGCGGAATTGTGGTCTCCTTGT CGTTTCCAATCCCCAGACTAGACGAGATCTCCCACATGGGAGAAGAAGAGCCTTTGATCCCAGAGATCCCAGAGGCACAGGAGCCTCAAGAGCCAGAAATCCTGAGTTTCACCTACACAG GAGATAGGAGTGAAGATGAGGAGTGTCCTGAGCAAGCAGATCTGAGTTTGGAGGAGCTACACAGGTCTATCTTGGGAGATGCAGAAATTCACCAGACTCCAGACTGGGAAATAGTCTTTGAGGGTGATCCAGGCAGACTTAAcgaaagaagatttggcacaaaTATTTCTCAAGTTCATAGTTTAACGAATCTTCAGGAAGCCGTGCCTGTACACCCCCTGTTAGGGAGACATCATGACTGTACTGTATGTGGTAAAAGTTTCACTTGTAACTCCCACCTTGTTAGACACCTGAGaactcacacaggagagaaaccctataaatgtATGGAGTGTGGGAAAAGTTACACACGGAGCTCACATCTCGCCAGGCACCAAAAGGTCCACAAAATGAGCGCTCCTTATAAATATCCCCTAAACCGGAAGAATCTGCATGAGACCTCCCCTCTGGTCCAGGTTGAGAGAACTCCACCTGTTGAGAAACCCTATAGGTGTGACGATTGTGGAAAACACTTTCGCTGGACTTCAGACCTTGTCAGGCACCAGAGGACACATACGGGAGAGAAACCCTTCTTCTGTACTATTTGTGGCAAAAGCTTCAGCCAGAAATCCGTGCTCACAACACACCAAAGAATCCACCTTGGAGGCAAACCCTACTTGTGCGGAGAGTGTGGAGAGGACTTCAGTGACCACAGGCGGTACCTGGCCCACCGGAAGACGCACGCGGCCGAGGAGCTCTATCTGTGCAGCGAGTGTGGGCGCTGCTTCAACCACAGCGCCGCCTTTGCCAAGCACCTGAGGGGACATGCCTCAGTGAGGCCCTGCCGCTGCACCGAGTGTGGAAAGAGCTTCGGTCGGAGAGACCACCTCGTGAGGCATCAGAGAACACACACTGGTGAGAAGCCGTTCACGTGCCCGACCTGCGGGAAGAGCTTCAGCAGAGGCTACCACTTAATCAGGCACCAGAGGACCCACTCAGGAAAGACCTCCTAG